The proteins below come from a single Microbacterium sp. SLBN-154 genomic window:
- the sufB gene encoding Fe-S cluster assembly protein SufB, with protein MSDVLIDRPELEGLGVYEFGWHDTDAAGASARRGISEAVVRDISAMKNEPEWMLKNRLKGFQLFGRKPMPTWGADLSEIDFDNIKYFVRSTEKQAQSWEDLPEDIKNTYERLGIPEAERARLVAGVAAQYESEVVYHQIQEDLERQGVIFMDTDTALKEHPEFFEEYFGTVIPAGDNKFAALNTAVWSGGSFVYVPKGVHVDIPLQAYFRINTENMGQFERTLIIADEGSYVHYIEGCTAPIYKSDSLHSAVVEIIVKKNARVRYTTIQNWSNNVYNLVTKRAVAHEGATMEWVDGNIGSKVTMKYPSIFLVGEHAKGETLSVAFAGPGQHQDAGAKMIHMAPYTQSSIVSKSIARGGGRAGYRGEVRVDANAHHSANTVRCDALLVDTISRSDTYPAIDIRVDDVQLGHEATVSKVSEEQLFYLMSRGLPEDEAMAMIVRGFIEPIARELPMEYAMELNKLIEMGMEGSVG; from the coding sequence TGGTGCGTGACATCTCCGCGATGAAGAACGAACCCGAATGGATGCTGAAGAACCGTCTGAAGGGGTTCCAGCTGTTCGGGCGCAAGCCCATGCCCACGTGGGGCGCCGACCTGTCGGAGATCGACTTCGACAACATCAAGTACTTCGTGCGCTCCACCGAGAAGCAGGCGCAGTCCTGGGAGGACCTCCCTGAGGACATCAAGAACACCTACGAGCGGCTCGGCATCCCCGAGGCCGAGCGGGCGCGTCTGGTCGCCGGCGTCGCGGCGCAGTACGAGTCCGAGGTCGTCTACCACCAGATCCAGGAGGACCTGGAGCGCCAGGGTGTCATCTTCATGGACACCGACACCGCGCTGAAGGAGCACCCCGAGTTCTTCGAGGAGTACTTCGGCACCGTGATCCCCGCCGGTGACAACAAGTTCGCGGCTCTCAACACCGCGGTGTGGTCGGGAGGCTCCTTCGTATACGTCCCCAAGGGCGTGCACGTCGACATCCCCCTCCAGGCGTACTTCCGCATCAACACCGAGAACATGGGGCAGTTCGAGCGGACGCTGATCATCGCCGACGAGGGGTCGTACGTCCACTACATCGAGGGCTGCACCGCCCCGATCTACAAGAGCGACTCCCTGCACTCGGCCGTGGTCGAGATCATCGTGAAGAAGAACGCCCGCGTGCGGTACACGACGATCCAGAACTGGTCGAACAACGTCTACAACCTCGTCACCAAGCGTGCCGTCGCCCACGAGGGCGCCACGATGGAATGGGTCGACGGCAACATCGGCTCCAAGGTGACGATGAAGTACCCGTCGATCTTCCTGGTCGGCGAGCACGCCAAGGGCGAGACCCTCTCCGTCGCCTTCGCCGGTCCCGGTCAGCACCAGGACGCCGGCGCGAAGATGATCCACATGGCGCCGTACACCCAGTCGTCGATCGTGTCGAAGTCGATCGCGAGGGGCGGCGGTCGCGCCGGCTACCGCGGCGAGGTGAGGGTGGACGCCAATGCGCACCACTCCGCCAACACGGTGCGCTGCGATGCGCTGCTGGTCGACACGATCTCGCGATCCGACACCTACCCGGCGATCGACATCCGGGTCGACGACGTGCAGCTCGGTCACGAGGCGACGGTGTCGAAGGTCAGCGAGGAGCAGCTGTTCTACCTCATGAGCCGCGGTCTGCCCGAGGACGAGGCGATGGCCATGATCGTCCGCGGGTTCATCGAGCCCATCGCCCGTGAGCTGCCGATGGAGTACGCGATGGAACTGAACAAGCTCATCGAGATGGGCATGGAAGGCAGCGTCGGCTGA
- the sufD gene encoding Fe-S cluster assembly protein SufD, with the protein MSSTTQAPVAVPGSTAHTDGGWGLAPIQTRSERPQSYDPADFGAPTGREVNWKHTPIERLAPLWQTDAAAARPAGITVGEHVGVTVDALAPGSAPRGEVFTPEDYPAALAWVRSPEATRIRLRSGAELSEPVVVDVVADTAATFSHLVIEAEPNARGTVLLRHAGPALLAQNVEIIVRDGAALTVVSVQRWDDDAVHAAAHQARVERDGSLTHVVVSLGGSVVRVNPSVELAGAGSRAQLYGVSFSDSGQHLESQVYLHHKGPHTVGDVLYKGALQGESARSVWIGDVLIGRDAVGTDSYEANRNLVLTDGARADSIPNLEIETGDIAGAGHASATGRFDDEQLFYLQARGIPEAEARRLVVLGFLGEIVQRIGIPALEDELIAAIERELEEGAAA; encoded by the coding sequence ATGAGCTCCACCACGCAGGCACCCGTCGCGGTGCCGGGATCCACAGCGCACACCGACGGGGGGTGGGGGCTGGCTCCCATCCAGACCCGCTCCGAGCGTCCGCAGTCCTATGACCCGGCTGACTTCGGCGCCCCGACGGGCCGAGAGGTCAACTGGAAGCACACCCCGATCGAGCGTCTCGCGCCGCTGTGGCAGACGGATGCCGCGGCGGCACGCCCGGCAGGCATCACCGTCGGTGAGCACGTCGGCGTGACGGTCGACGCCCTCGCCCCGGGTTCCGCGCCGCGTGGCGAGGTGTTCACGCCCGAGGACTACCCGGCGGCACTGGCCTGGGTCCGCTCGCCCGAGGCGACACGCATCCGGCTGCGGTCGGGAGCCGAGCTGTCCGAACCCGTCGTCGTCGACGTCGTCGCGGACACGGCGGCCACGTTCTCCCACCTCGTCATCGAGGCCGAACCGAACGCTCGCGGCACCGTGCTGCTGCGTCACGCCGGACCGGCACTCCTCGCGCAGAACGTCGAGATCATCGTCCGTGACGGCGCCGCCCTCACGGTCGTGTCGGTTCAGCGCTGGGACGACGACGCCGTTCACGCGGCGGCGCACCAGGCCCGGGTCGAGCGCGACGGCTCGCTCACGCATGTGGTGGTGAGCCTCGGCGGCTCGGTCGTCCGGGTGAACCCGTCCGTCGAGCTGGCAGGGGCAGGGTCTCGCGCTCAGCTCTACGGCGTGTCGTTCTCGGACTCCGGTCAGCACCTGGAGAGCCAGGTCTATCTCCACCACAAGGGCCCGCACACCGTCGGAGACGTGCTCTACAAGGGCGCCCTCCAGGGTGAGAGCGCCCGGAGCGTCTGGATCGGCGACGTGCTCATCGGTCGCGACGCCGTGGGAACGGACTCGTACGAGGCCAACCGCAACCTCGTCCTCACCGACGGTGCCCGTGCCGACTCGATCCCCAACCTCGAGATCGAGACCGGCGACATCGCCGGCGCCGGTCACGCCAGCGCCACCGGGCGCTTCGACGACGAGCAGCTGTTCTACCTGCAGGCCCGGGGCATTCCTGAGGCGGAGGCGCGGCGGCTGGTCGTTCTGGGCTTCCTCGGCGAGATCGTCCAGCGCATCGGCATCCCGGCGCTGGAGGACGAGCTGATCGCGGCCATCGAGCGCGAACTCGAGGAAGGAGCGGCCGCGTGA
- a CDS encoding non-heme iron oxygenase ferredoxin subunit yields the protein MSATRVCALSDLEQDSALRVEVDGVAIAVVLDAAGEVHAIGDTCTHGDISLAEGFVDGDTLECWAHGSAFSLRTGKPLNLPAYEPVPVFEVTIDGDDVLIDPNVKKDI from the coding sequence GTGAGCGCGACCCGCGTCTGTGCCCTCAGCGACCTCGAACAGGACTCCGCCCTGCGTGTGGAGGTGGACGGGGTGGCCATCGCCGTCGTCCTCGACGCCGCCGGCGAGGTCCACGCCATCGGCGACACCTGCACGCACGGCGACATCTCCCTCGCCGAGGGCTTCGTCGACGGTGACACGCTGGAGTGCTGGGCCCACGGCTCGGCGTTCTCGCTGCGCACCGGCAAACCTCTCAACCTCCCCGCGTACGAACCCGTCCCGGTCTTCGAAGTGACCATCGACGGCGACGACGTGCTCATCGACCCGAATGTGAAGAAGGACATCTGA
- the sufC gene encoding Fe-S cluster assembly ATPase SufC, producing MTVLEIRDLHVTVETDAGTTPILNGVTLTVRTGETHAIMGPNGSGKSTLAYTIAGHPKYTVTSGSITLDGEDVLEMSVDERARAGLFLAMQYPVEIPGVTVTNFLRTAKTAIDGEAPAIRTWTKDVKASMKSLRIDPKFAQRNVNEGFSGGEKKRHEILQLELLKPQIAVLDETDSGLDVDALKIVSEGVNRAKQDTDLGVLLITHYTRILRYIRPDFVHVMVNGRIAEEGGPELAERLEEEGYDRFIGDETPVDA from the coding sequence ATGACTGTGCTCGAGATCCGCGACCTCCATGTCACGGTCGAGACCGACGCCGGGACCACCCCGATCCTCAACGGCGTGACCCTGACCGTCCGAACCGGCGAGACCCACGCGATCATGGGGCCCAACGGCTCCGGCAAGTCGACGCTGGCCTACACGATCGCCGGACACCCGAAGTACACCGTCACGAGCGGCTCGATCACGCTCGACGGCGAAGACGTGCTGGAGATGTCGGTCGACGAGCGGGCGCGGGCGGGGCTCTTCCTCGCCATGCAGTACCCGGTCGAGATCCCCGGTGTCACGGTGACCAACTTCCTGCGCACCGCCAAGACCGCGATCGACGGCGAGGCGCCGGCGATCAGGACGTGGACGAAGGATGTCAAGGCGTCCATGAAGAGCCTCCGCATCGATCCGAAGTTCGCCCAGCGCAACGTCAACGAGGGGTTCTCCGGCGGTGAGAAGAAGCGTCACGAGATCCTGCAGCTCGAGCTGCTCAAGCCGCAGATCGCCGTGCTCGACGAGACCGACTCCGGTCTCGACGTCGACGCGCTGAAGATCGTCTCCGAGGGTGTCAACCGCGCCAAGCAGGACACCGATCTCGGTGTGCTTCTCATCACGCACTACACCCGCATCCTCCGCTACATCCGCCCCGACTTCGTCCACGTGATGGTCAACGGCCGCATCGCGGAAGAGGGCGGCCCCGAACTCGCGGAGCGGCTCGAGGAAGAGGGCTACGACCGCTTCATCGGCGATGAGACGCCGGTCGACGCCTGA
- a CDS encoding metal-sulfur cluster assembly factor, which translates to MTATLSPEKFDEVTEALKDVMDPELGINVVDLGLIYDLAWDDENDALVIHMTLTSAGCPLTDVLEEQTAQALDEVVERFRINWVWMPPWGPERITDDGRDMMRALGFAI; encoded by the coding sequence ATGACCGCGACGCTCAGCCCGGAGAAGTTCGACGAGGTCACCGAAGCCCTCAAGGACGTGATGGACCCCGAACTGGGGATCAACGTCGTCGACCTGGGTCTCATCTACGATCTCGCGTGGGATGACGAGAACGACGCCCTCGTCATCCACATGACCCTCACGTCGGCAGGGTGCCCGCTGACCGATGTCCTCGAGGAGCAGACCGCTCAGGCGCTGGATGAGGTCGTCGAGCGCTTCCGCATCAACTGGGTGTGGATGCCGCCGTGGGGTCCCGAGCGGATCACCGACGACGGGCGCGACATGATGCGCGCGCTCGGCTTCGCGATCTGA
- a CDS encoding MalY/PatB family protein — MQPLEALPLADLRERSSAKWRAYPADVLPLFVAETDFALAPAISARLSRAVELGDTGYTAPGSGVREAYAGFAGRRFGWHPDPALMRTTCDVMMGVVEILRQVTRPGDRVVVMPPVYPPFFDAVAEAGAVVSPVPLVEGREGPEIDLAGVDAALAAGARAVLLCHPHNPTGTVHQRRTLERLAELAAAHDAVVLSDEIHAPLAQPDAGFVPFLAVSDTAASVGFALVSASKAFNLAGLKCAIMVAATPERFGTLRSLPVEVEWRTGIFGAHAAIAAFADSDEWLDALLARLDVNRRLLDELLVAHLPLARYRIPPAGYLGWVDLSAYGWGDDPGRRILREARVAFHFGPQFGAEGRGHVRINFGCGPDVLREAVARVGALAHA; from the coding sequence GTGCAGCCTCTCGAGGCCCTTCCGCTGGCCGACCTGCGGGAGCGATCCAGCGCGAAATGGCGGGCCTATCCCGCTGATGTGCTGCCGCTCTTCGTCGCGGAGACCGACTTCGCGCTGGCTCCGGCGATCTCGGCGCGGTTGAGCCGCGCGGTCGAGCTCGGGGATACCGGCTATACCGCGCCGGGATCGGGTGTCCGCGAAGCGTACGCCGGATTCGCGGGACGGCGCTTCGGCTGGCATCCGGATCCCGCCCTCATGCGGACCACGTGCGATGTGATGATGGGGGTCGTCGAGATCCTGCGTCAGGTGACCCGCCCGGGCGACCGGGTGGTCGTCATGCCGCCCGTCTACCCGCCCTTCTTCGACGCGGTGGCCGAGGCCGGCGCCGTGGTCTCGCCCGTCCCTCTCGTCGAGGGACGGGAGGGGCCGGAGATCGACCTCGCCGGTGTCGATGCGGCTCTCGCGGCGGGTGCCCGGGCGGTCCTGCTGTGCCACCCGCACAATCCCACCGGGACCGTGCACCAGCGACGAACCCTGGAGCGCCTGGCCGAGCTCGCCGCCGCCCACGATGCCGTCGTCCTGAGCGATGAGATCCACGCTCCTCTGGCGCAACCCGATGCCGGGTTCGTGCCGTTCCTGGCGGTCTCGGACACGGCGGCCTCGGTCGGGTTCGCCCTGGTCAGTGCCAGCAAGGCGTTCAATCTCGCCGGTCTGAAGTGCGCGATCATGGTCGCCGCTACCCCCGAACGCTTCGGAACGCTCCGGTCGCTTCCCGTCGAGGTCGAGTGGCGCACGGGTATCTTCGGCGCGCACGCGGCGATCGCGGCATTCGCCGACAGCGACGAATGGCTCGACGCGCTCCTGGCTCGGCTCGACGTCAATCGCCGGCTGCTCGACGAGCTCCTCGTCGCCCACCTCCCGCTCGCGCGCTATCGCATTCCACCAGCGGGATACCTCGGGTGGGTCGATCTGAGCGCGTACGGATGGGGGGATGACCCGGGGCGGCGCATTCTGCGGGAGGCACGCGTCGCGTTCCACTTCGGTCCGCAGTTCGGTGCGGAGGGTCGCGGACACGTGCGGATCAACTTCGGCTGCGGCCCCGACGTGCTGCGCGAGGCCGTGGCGCGCGTCGGCGCCCTCGCACACGCATGA
- a CDS encoding MFS transporter, translated as MTSSRASVDVAPPSVWGPPFLWVTVGAVALIFLAATQALAVTTVMPVVSADLDGDRLYAVAFAGTLATSVIGMVAAGAWCDRGGVLAPLSTAVGLFVIGLLIAGLAPSMPALVAGRLVQGLGTGGQTVALYVVVARVYPGIVHGRVFAAFSAAWVVPSLIGPFLAGAVAEFLHWRWVFLGVAVLTVVAYLLVVARLQGLPLHTDEPASARVGPRLACALVVAVGALGLSLAGELGRWAWLAVIASVVVISLAARPLLPPGALRAARGLPSVVLMRGLIAGALFGAEIYIPYLLIDDYGFSPTWAGLGLTAAALAWAGAAEVQGRVGDRLGNTRITVIGSALLVTSLLIAVATALLSLTPVVLIAGWTFAGAGMGLMYPRLTVLTLAYSTPQNQGFNSSALSISDAVGSASSIAVMGLVFTLLAGTDAGFPTVFAIGMLLAVAALVPGLRLGHAHEARSSTGA; from the coding sequence ATGACCTCCTCCCGCGCGTCCGTCGACGTCGCACCCCCGTCGGTCTGGGGTCCGCCGTTCCTCTGGGTGACCGTCGGTGCGGTCGCCCTGATCTTCCTCGCAGCGACCCAGGCGCTTGCGGTGACCACGGTGATGCCGGTGGTCAGTGCCGACCTCGACGGCGACCGCCTCTACGCGGTCGCTTTCGCCGGGACTCTCGCAACCAGCGTCATCGGCATGGTGGCGGCGGGCGCCTGGTGCGACCGGGGCGGTGTGCTGGCGCCCCTCAGCACAGCGGTCGGGCTGTTCGTGATCGGTCTTCTGATCGCCGGGCTGGCCCCCAGCATGCCTGCTCTGGTGGCGGGGCGACTCGTTCAGGGTCTGGGAACCGGCGGGCAGACGGTCGCCCTGTACGTCGTCGTCGCACGGGTGTACCCCGGGATCGTGCATGGACGCGTCTTCGCGGCCTTCTCGGCCGCCTGGGTCGTCCCCTCGCTCATCGGCCCCTTCCTGGCAGGTGCCGTGGCGGAGTTCCTGCACTGGCGCTGGGTGTTCCTGGGGGTCGCGGTACTCACCGTCGTCGCCTATCTGCTCGTGGTGGCGCGCCTGCAGGGTCTTCCGCTTCACACCGACGAACCGGCCTCCGCGCGGGTGGGGCCACGGCTCGCGTGCGCTCTCGTCGTCGCCGTCGGCGCGCTCGGGCTCAGCCTGGCCGGTGAACTCGGCAGGTGGGCGTGGCTTGCGGTCATCGCCTCGGTCGTCGTCATCTCCCTCGCCGCGCGTCCGCTCCTGCCCCCCGGCGCGCTGCGTGCCGCCCGCGGGCTGCCCAGTGTGGTCCTCATGCGCGGCCTGATCGCGGGAGCGCTGTTCGGGGCCGAGATCTACATCCCCTACCTGCTCATCGACGATTACGGCTTCTCGCCGACCTGGGCGGGTCTGGGCCTCACGGCGGCCGCGTTGGCGTGGGCGGGCGCCGCGGAGGTGCAGGGCCGTGTCGGAGACCGCCTGGGCAACACCCGCATCACCGTCATCGGCTCGGCGCTGCTGGTCACCTCACTCCTCATCGCGGTGGCGACGGCGCTGCTGAGCCTCACCCCGGTGGTCCTGATCGCCGGATGGACCTTCGCGGGCGCCGGAATGGGACTGATGTACCCGCGACTGACGGTCCTGACGCTGGCGTACTCGACACCGCAGAACCAGGGCTTCAACTCCTCGGCGCTGTCGATCTCGGACGCCGTCGGCTCAGCGTCATCCATTGCGGTCATGGGGCTGGTCTTCACCCTGCTGGCCGGGACGGATGCCGGGTTCCCGACCGTCTTCGCGATCGGCATGCTTCTCGCGGTCGCCGCCCTGGTTCCGGGGCTCCGCCTCGGTCACGCACACGAGGCGCGGTCGAGCACCGGGGCCTGA
- a CDS encoding siderophore-interacting protein, with protein MSAMRFFRVRVSRITELTPSFRRFTFVGDDLDQYGDPGYDQRVKVVFPTASLPLDAMPTGEDWYARWRAQPDDGRLPFRTYTTRAVRHAAREVDIDMVAHEISGPASAWIAAAAEGDEVLILAPTTADQGVSLGIDFVPPRHTENLLLAGDETAAPAIAVILEQLAPDARGVVAVEVPHEGDLDYLPRHPGFDYLVAARGDGPRHAHLVTAVEDAVQRLAPAGRGGEIEEIDIDEGILWEVPRTAKGGAALKSAPLYSWLAGEASAIKALRRHLVTEQGVDRRAVAFMGYWRLGRAEN; from the coding sequence ATGAGCGCCATGCGCTTCTTCCGCGTGCGCGTCTCGCGCATCACCGAGCTGACCCCGAGCTTCCGTCGGTTCACGTTCGTCGGCGATGACCTCGACCAGTACGGGGATCCGGGCTACGACCAGCGCGTGAAGGTGGTCTTCCCCACAGCGAGCCTGCCGCTCGATGCGATGCCCACCGGCGAGGACTGGTACGCCCGGTGGCGCGCGCAGCCCGACGACGGGCGTCTCCCCTTTCGCACCTACACCACCCGCGCCGTGCGCCACGCCGCGCGGGAGGTCGACATCGACATGGTCGCTCACGAGATCTCCGGTCCGGCGTCGGCGTGGATCGCCGCCGCCGCTGAGGGCGACGAGGTGCTGATCCTCGCCCCGACGACCGCGGACCAGGGCGTGAGTCTCGGAATCGACTTCGTCCCGCCCCGGCACACCGAGAACCTGCTTCTCGCCGGTGACGAGACCGCGGCCCCCGCCATCGCGGTGATCCTGGAGCAGCTGGCCCCCGACGCTCGAGGAGTCGTGGCGGTGGAGGTGCCGCACGAGGGCGATCTGGACTACCTTCCGCGGCATCCCGGCTTCGACTACCTCGTCGCCGCCCGGGGCGACGGGCCTCGGCACGCCCACCTCGTCACGGCGGTCGAGGACGCGGTGCAGCGCCTGGCCCCCGCGGGGCGCGGGGGCGAGATCGAGGAGATCGACATCGACGAGGGAATCCTCTGGGAGGTTCCGCGCACCGCGAAGGGGGGCGCGGCGCTCAAAAGCGCGCCCCTGTACTCCTGGCTGGCGGGTGAGGCGAGCGCGATCAAGGCCCTTCGGCGCCATCTCGTCACCGAGCAGGGTGTGGACCGGCGTGCCGTGGCCTTCATGGGCTACTGGCGGCTGGGCCGCGCCGAGAACTGA
- a CDS encoding ABC transporter ATP-binding protein gives MTITHRLAAEGLTLSFGERTIVSGLDLVVPPGQVTAIIGANGCGKSTLLRALSRLIAPRAGQVVLDGTALHRRGSKEVARMLGLLPQSPVAPEGIAVADLVGRGRHPHQRPLARWSAHDDEVVARALEATGTSDLADRPIDELSGGQRQRVWIAMALAQETDILLLDEPTTFLDVAHQIEVLDLLTDLNRDRGTTIVMVLHDMNLAARYADHLFALRDGHVVAEGPPRDILTRELIAEVFDLDAVVIDDPVSGAPIVLPRGRHHATRTAVQPVTEASR, from the coding sequence ATGACCATCACGCACCGCCTCGCCGCCGAAGGGCTGACCCTCTCGTTCGGCGAACGCACGATCGTCTCCGGCCTCGACCTCGTGGTCCCGCCCGGGCAGGTCACGGCGATCATCGGTGCGAACGGCTGCGGGAAGTCCACGCTTCTGCGAGCCCTGTCCCGTCTCATCGCGCCCCGCGCGGGTCAGGTGGTCCTCGACGGCACGGCTCTGCACCGTCGGGGCTCCAAAGAGGTCGCGAGGATGCTGGGGCTCCTCCCTCAGAGCCCCGTCGCCCCCGAGGGGATCGCCGTGGCCGACCTCGTCGGCCGGGGCCGCCACCCCCATCAGCGCCCGCTCGCGCGATGGAGCGCCCACGACGACGAGGTCGTCGCGCGGGCACTGGAAGCGACCGGGACCAGCGACCTCGCCGACCGCCCGATCGACGAATTGTCGGGGGGCCAGCGGCAGCGGGTGTGGATCGCGATGGCCCTCGCGCAGGAGACCGACATCCTGCTGCTGGACGAGCCGACCACGTTCCTCGACGTCGCCCACCAGATCGAGGTGCTCGACCTGCTCACGGATCTGAATCGCGACCGCGGCACGACGATCGTGATGGTGCTCCACGACATGAACCTCGCCGCCCGCTACGCCGATCACCTGTTCGCCCTGCGCGACGGCCACGTCGTCGCCGAGGGCCCGCCGCGTGACATCCTCACGCGGGAACTGATCGCCGAGGTCTTCGACCTGGACGCGGTCGTCATCGACGATCCCGTCTCAGGGGCGCCGATCGTCCTCCCCCGCGGCCGCCACCACGCCACCCGCACCGCCGTCCAACCCGTCACGGAGGCTTCCCGATGA
- a CDS encoding FecCD family ABC transporter permease, which yields MIDLRYAPAAPSTTPAQTTASAIAHGRRRRARRRAVVVGALSIAIAGVFLASLMIGNTFYGPGEVIRVVLGEQVAGASFTVGELRLPRAVLAFIAGVAFGMAGVTFQSLLRNPLASPDIIGISSGASAAAVIGIVVLSLSETAVSLLALGGAVLTALAIWLLSHRNGFAGTRLVLIGIGVAAMLDSVVTSVLSRAAAWDLQVAMRWLTGSLNGADWQTVSPVVIAAVILIPVMIGQSRNLGLLRLGDDAAAGLGVALTSSRLLLIVAAVALLAFATAATGPIAFVAFMSGPIAARLFGPAGSLLVPAGLVGALLVMSADLLGQFAFENRLPVGVITGILGAPYLVYLLIRTNRSGGSL from the coding sequence GTGATCGACCTCCGCTACGCACCCGCGGCCCCGTCGACGACCCCGGCGCAGACCACCGCGTCGGCGATCGCACACGGCCGGAGGCGCCGGGCACGCCGCCGCGCCGTCGTCGTCGGGGCGCTGTCGATCGCCATCGCCGGGGTCTTCCTCGCTTCCCTCATGATCGGCAACACCTTCTACGGTCCCGGCGAGGTCATCCGCGTGGTCCTCGGCGAACAGGTCGCCGGGGCGTCCTTCACCGTCGGTGAGCTGCGGCTTCCGCGTGCCGTCCTGGCGTTCATCGCCGGGGTGGCCTTCGGGATGGCCGGGGTCACCTTCCAGTCCCTCCTGCGCAATCCGCTCGCCTCTCCCGACATCATCGGCATCAGCTCCGGAGCCAGCGCGGCAGCCGTCATCGGCATCGTCGTCCTGTCGCTCTCCGAGACGGCCGTCTCGCTGCTGGCCCTGGGCGGGGCGGTCCTGACCGCCCTGGCGATCTGGCTCCTCTCCCACCGCAACGGCTTCGCCGGAACGCGTCTGGTCCTGATCGGCATCGGCGTGGCCGCCATGCTCGACAGTGTCGTCACCTCCGTCCTCTCCCGTGCCGCAGCCTGGGACCTGCAGGTCGCGATGCGGTGGCTCACCGGCAGCCTCAACGGTGCCGACTGGCAGACGGTGTCACCCGTCGTCATCGCCGCGGTCATCCTCATCCCGGTGATGATCGGTCAGTCACGGAACCTGGGCCTGCTGCGCCTGGGAGACGACGCCGCCGCGGGGCTCGGTGTCGCGCTGACGTCGAGCCGCCTCCTCCTCATCGTCGCGGCCGTCGCACTGCTGGCGTTCGCGACAGCGGCCACCGGTCCGATCGCGTTCGTGGCGTTCATGTCGGGGCCCATCGCCGCGCGCCTGTTCGGACCGGCCGGCTCGCTCCTCGTGCCCGCGGGCCTCGTCGGCGCGCTCCTCGTCATGAGCGCCGATCTCCTCGGCCAGTTCGCGTTCGAGAACCGGCTGCCGGTCGGCGTCATCACCGGCATCCTCGGCGCCCCGTACCTCGTCTACCTCCTCATCAGGACGAACCGCTCCGGAGGCTCGCTATGA
- a CDS encoding FecCD family ABC transporter permease yields the protein MTTTLAPASRSDAAAARRPVAVRWAWLGASIALLLVLCAASIAFGARNISVSELLAALSGSTETVGEAVVGARVPRTLLAVVVGAALALAGTTMQAVTRNPLADPGILGVSGGAALAVVIGLAFFGLSDPWASMGLAIAGAGAAAVFVYAVGSLGRGGATPLKLALAGAAVSAAFASLVSAILLPRLDVMESFRFWQIGGVGGATWDRLFAVMPVLAVGALICLMTARGMNSLALGDDLAAGLGENVGRTRLLSTAGAVILCGAATAVAGPIGFVGLVIPHLCRLLIGTDHRWLLPLSAVMGAALLVLADVVGRVVARPEEIEVGILTAFIGAPFFIWIVRRRRVREL from the coding sequence GTGACGACGACGCTCGCACCCGCATCGCGATCGGATGCCGCCGCAGCGCGGCGTCCGGTCGCGGTGCGATGGGCGTGGCTGGGCGCGTCCATCGCCCTGCTGCTGGTGCTGTGCGCCGCGTCGATCGCGTTCGGCGCTCGGAACATCAGCGTGTCGGAGCTCCTGGCCGCCCTCTCGGGCAGCACCGAGACCGTCGGTGAGGCGGTCGTGGGCGCGCGCGTCCCCCGGACCCTGCTCGCCGTCGTCGTCGGCGCCGCGCTCGCGCTCGCAGGAACGACCATGCAGGCCGTCACCCGGAATCCCCTCGCCGATCCGGGGATCCTCGGCGTCTCCGGCGGAGCGGCCCTGGCGGTCGTCATCGGGCTGGCCTTCTTCGGGCTGAGCGACCCCTGGGCCAGCATGGGCCTTGCGATCGCCGGTGCGGGTGCCGCCGCCGTCTTCGTCTACGCCGTCGGCTCGCTCGGCCGCGGCGGCGCGACGCCGCTCAAGCTCGCTCTGGCCGGCGCGGCGGTCTCGGCCGCCTTCGCGTCGCTCGTCAGCGCCATCCTCCTCCCCCGCCTGGACGTCATGGAGAGCTTCCGCTTCTGGCAGATCGGCGGCGTCGGGGGCGCGACCTGGGACCGGCTTTTCGCCGTCATGCCCGTCCTCGCCGTCGGCGCCCTCATCTGCCTCATGACCGCCCGCGGCATGAACTCCCTCGCGCTCGGCGACGACCTCGCCGCCGGACTCGGCGAGAACGTCGGCCGCACCCGTCTGCTGTCCACCGCGGGCGCGGTCATCCTCTGCGGCGCGGCGACGGCGGTCGCGGGCCCGATCGGCTTCGTGGGCCTCGTCATCCCGCACCTGTGCAGGCTGCTGATCGGCACCGACCATCGCTGGCTTCTTCCCCTGTCGGCCGTCATGGGCGCCGCCCTCCTCGTCCTCGCCGACGTCGTCGGGCGAGTCGTCGCGCGTCCCGAGGAGATCGAGGTCGGCATCCTCACCGCCTTTATCGGAGCCCCCTTCTTCATCTGGATCGTCCGTCGACGCCGGGTGCGTGAACTGTGA